From one Salvelinus sp. IW2-2015 linkage group LG11, ASM291031v2, whole genome shotgun sequence genomic stretch:
- the LOC139028356 gene encoding homeobox protein ANF-1-like, producing MAASTVSCQIRLVDAKPVFTIDSILGLNLDRPGLQNVSVKLYRPWTELEPTQRRSHTIVNRPSEPSSEIKGTEDEQKLNCKQHFTESYRRTLNWYIGRRPRTAFSSTQIEVLEGVFLINSYPGIDIREELAQRLHLDEDRIQIWFQNRRAKLKRFHRESQFLMVKKAFADLKDKEEEESL from the exons ATGGCTGCATCTACCGTTAGTTGCCAGATCAGGCTGGTTGACGCAAAACCAGTTTTCACCATAGACAGCATCCTTGGGTTGAATTTGGACAGGCCAGGACTACAAAATGTGTCTGTGAAGCTGTATCGACCTTGGACAG AATTGGAACCAACGCAACGGAGAAGTCACACCATAGTCAATAGACCATCGGAGCCTTCCTCAGAGATAAAGGGGACAGAAGATGAGCAGAAGCTCAACTGTAAACAACACTTTACGGAGTCCTACAGGAGAACATTAAACTGGTACATTGGGCGCAGGCCGCGGACGGCTTTCAGTAGcacacag ATTGAAGTCTTGGAGGGTGTGTTTCTCATCAACTCATACCCGGGTATTGACATCAGAGAAGAACTGGCACAAAGGTTACATCTGGATGAGGATAGAATACAG ATCTGGTTTCAGAACCGCAGGGCCAAGCTGAAACGTTTTCACAGAGAGTCACAGTTCCTCATGGTGAAAAAAGCCTTCGCAGATCTCAAGGACAAAGAAGAGGAAGAGTCCTTATGA